The window CAAAGAATGGAATATTGCTCTATAACGACAGACTCTTGGACATCGCGAGCAAACGCGAGCTATATAACTGTCACAGTTCACTTCATCGACAACTTTTCCTTAAAAACGGCAGTACTGTGCACACTGCCACTAATTGATCAAACCAATCACAATAGTGAGAATATTGCCACCACATTGCGTCAAATTTGTAATGAATGGGCAATATACGACAAAATACAAACTGTAGTGACCGACAGTGCACCCGTAATGATAAAGGCGTgcgaaatttttgaaaaaagacACCTGCCGTGCTTCGCGCATACATTGAACCTTGTCGTACAAGATGTGTtatcaaacaaaaatgtgaAGGAAGTCTTAACTAGCGCGAAACGAATTGTTTCATTTATGAAGAGTAGCTCCATCGCTAAAGCCAAATTCAAAGAAGAGCAGGGCAGCAGCAATCCTCTTAATTTGCTGCAAGAGGTACCTACGCGATGGAACAGTGCATTTTATATGCTGGAACGAATTTTGGAGGTAAGGGAACCGCTATTAGCGACTCTTTTAAAATCGCGAGGTGCGCCGATTCCCTTATCCGAGGACCAGTTCCGTGTCATTAAGGATATATGCACTGTTCTTAGGCCTTTCGAAGCTGCAACAAGGCACACATCAGCGGCCAATACGGTGACCATTTCGTTGATAATCCCAGCAATATTGGCATTAACCAAAAGCTTAGAGGAGCTCTTGCCAACAATGCTAACAACAGTTGGCAGTGAGACTTGCGCTTTACTGATACAAAAAGTTAAAACAAAACTGTTCCCCTATGAAACAAGGACAGATCCTAGACTTGGAACTCTGTTAGATGCGCGATTTAAGAAGGAGGGCTTTCAAAGTGATGGCAATGTTCAACAGGCTGCAATTAAATTGGAGAACGAGCTGAGCGGCTTAAAAAAACTAGCACAAAATCAACCTGAAGATGAGGAACTGCCAGAGGATTCACCCTTTCTATTTAAATTCATGGGAAAAAGAGTTGAAGAGAAGCGGTCTAACAATAGGGCGGACGCAATAATTATGATGAGGCAATATTTTGAACAGCGCAATGCAGCTCACGATACAGACCCGCTTCAGTTTTGGAAGGTAGCTAATTGAATcaatttgttgtgttttatgtgttttaaaatttccttttttcagATTAATGAAAGTCAATTTGATGGCCTCAGCCGTTGCGCTACCAAATACTTATCGATCCCGTCAAGCTCCGTAGAATCGGAGCGCATATTTAGCAAGGCGGGTGCCATA is drawn from Drosophila willistoni isolate 14030-0811.24 chromosome 2R unlocalized genomic scaffold, UCI_dwil_1.1 Seg167, whole genome shotgun sequence and contains these coding sequences:
- the LOC124460187 gene encoding zinc finger BED domain-containing protein 4-like isoform X1 codes for the protein MDGSSSFKMDRFVARTKKDCALSSSPSTSTATASTATVSIASTSTASTSTVLTERNSNDEVACKKKKIVSSVWNHFDHLKNRMYAKCRYCTKEYRTSGNTSNLMDHLKRFHSLVLQDGKNEVKVDKYFSSGECYNTTSTRKAHIDECLARMVALDLQPFSIVEDVGFKDFVKALDPKYVLPSRRTLKDVHIQNMYNNSLLKLKAIMQRMEYCSITTDSWTSRANASYITVTVHFIDNFSLKTAVLCTLPLIDQTNHNSENIATTLRQICNEWAIYDKIQTVVTDSAPVMIKACEIFEKRHLPCFAHTLNLVVQDVLSNKNVKEVLTSAKRIVSFMKSSSIAKAKFKEEQGSSNPLNLLQEVPTRWNSAFYMLERILEVREPLLATLLKSRGAPIPLSEDQFRVIKDICTVLRPFEAATRHTSAANTVTISLIIPAILALTKSLEELLPTMLTTVGSETCALLIQKVKTKLFPYETRTDPRLGTLLDARFKKEGFQSDGNVQQAAIKLENELSGLKKLAQNQPEDEELPEDSPFLFKFMGKRVEEKRSNNRADAIIMMRQYFEQRNAAHDTDPLQFWKINESQFDGLSRCATKYLSIPSSSVESERIFSKAGAIITDRRAAMKEKYVNQLIFLQKNQWINDETN
- the LOC124460187 gene encoding zinc finger BED domain-containing protein 4-like isoform X2; this translates as MAVPHSKWTDTVTISLIIPAILALTKSLEELLPTMLTTVGSETCALLIQKVKTKLFPYETRTDPRLGTLLDARFKKEGFQSDGNVQQAAIKLENELSGLKKLAQNQPEDEELPEDSPFLFKFMGKRVEEKRSNNRADAIIMMRQYFEQRNAAHDTDPLQFWKINESQFDGLSRCATKYLSIPSSSVESERIFSKAGAIITDRRAAMKEKYVNQLIFLQKNQWINDETN